A genomic segment from uncultured Marinifilum sp. encodes:
- a CDS encoding RsmD family RNA methyltransferase yields MRIVSGTHKGRRISPDKSFKARPTTDFAKENLFNVLNNMIDLDGLSVLDLFGGTGGISYEFASRGAEKVICVELNHRHFSFIQKTIDNLGFEQILPIKSDVFRFVKSCRQKFDMIFADPPYDLKKLDSIPDLILEKKILTENGILIVEHGSTNDFSKHPNFMEKRSYGSVNFSFFELKKEN; encoded by the coding sequence GTGCGAATAGTTAGCGGAACTCATAAAGGCAGAAGAATAAGTCCGGATAAAAGTTTTAAGGCAAGACCTACAACCGACTTTGCAAAAGAAAATTTATTTAATGTTTTAAACAACATGATAGATTTAGACGGTTTAAGCGTTCTTGATTTATTTGGAGGTACTGGTGGCATTAGCTACGAATTTGCATCGAGAGGAGCTGAAAAAGTGATTTGCGTTGAATTAAACCATCGCCATTTTTCTTTTATTCAAAAAACCATTGATAATTTAGGATTCGAACAAATTCTACCAATTAAATCGGATGTATTTCGCTTCGTAAAAAGCTGTCGCCAAAAATTTGACATGATATTTGCCGACCCTCCTTACGATTTAAAAAAACTTGATTCAATTCCTGATTTAATTCTGGAAAAAAAGATATTAACAGAAAATGGGATTTTAATTGTAGAACACGGTTCAACAAACGACTTCTCTAAACATCCTAACTTTATGGAGAAACGCAGTTATGGAAGTGTAAACTTTAGCTTCTTCGAACTAAAAAAAGAAAACTAA
- a CDS encoding DUF3822 family protein, translating to MDDLVFVESTFDKSKTEEYNLSIRVGSDGFSFSILNLNKKCLALKRFKTFSQNSDIELLNSFKEQIRNSELLNLKYKAVSILWVSDKSILIPNEFFTKEFAFNSYQICHELKQGETLNWNKIDLLEAYSVFPILVSLKELLHKQFPQAVIYHHTYPFYIKAIKESKEDNHPSVFVNIHQDFFHVIIPDQDKKHFINSFAYKEDSDLAYYILNIYKQQKLNNERSKLILEGLVHEKSKVIQLLKKYLADVEVKHLPAELRIKNIIPLEEYNQFINLLNLSECE from the coding sequence ATGGACGACCTAGTATTTGTTGAGTCTACTTTTGATAAAAGCAAAACTGAAGAATATAATTTATCCATCCGAGTTGGCTCGGATGGATTTTCTTTTTCTATACTCAACCTAAATAAAAAATGTTTAGCTTTAAAACGCTTTAAAACATTTAGCCAAAACTCCGATATTGAACTTCTAAACTCCTTTAAAGAGCAAATTAGAAATAGCGAATTGCTTAACTTAAAATATAAAGCTGTTTCTATTTTATGGGTATCCGATAAATCAATTCTTATTCCAAATGAATTTTTTACAAAGGAATTCGCTTTTAACAGCTACCAAATTTGCCATGAGTTAAAACAGGGTGAAACTTTAAATTGGAATAAAATAGACCTATTGGAGGCATATAGTGTATTTCCAATACTTGTAAGCTTAAAAGAATTGCTACACAAACAATTTCCTCAAGCTGTAATTTATCATCACACCTACCCTTTCTATATAAAGGCAATAAAAGAAAGTAAAGAGGATAACCATCCAAGTGTATTTGTTAATATTCATCAGGATTTTTTCCATGTTATTATACCCGATCAGGACAAAAAGCATTTCATTAATAGCTTTGCTTACAAAGAGGACTCCGACTTGGCCTATTACATTCTAAACATCTACAAACAACAAAAGCTAAACAACGAAAGAAGCAAGCTTATTTTAGAAGGTTTAGTGCATGAAAAAAGTAAGGTAATTCAATTATTAAAAAAATATTTGGCCGATGTTGAAGTAAAGCATCTACCTGCCGAATTAAGAATAAAAAATATAATTCCTCTCGAGGAATACAATCAATTCATTAACCTTTTAAATTTAAGCGAGTGCGAATAG
- a CDS encoding AAA family ATPase: protein MIKNHVANKIREHLKFTPTSDQTKAIVGLADFVTHQESQKLFLLKGYAGTGKTTLVSSLVATLSEMKINTVLLAPTGRAAKVLSQYSKKSAFTIHKKIYRQKSLADADGVFVKDRNLHKNTVFIVDEASMISNYSAEASIFGSGCLLDDLIEYVYSAENCKLILIGDSAQLPPVGLDISPALDSEELRACYNLDIVELVLTQVVRQNQESGILLNATQLRKMLRDNLSGFPELSTSKFTDIFKITGADLIEEISSAHYKYGVEDTIIISRSNKRANRFNQGIRNTVLYREEEISAGDLLMVVKNNYFWAHDIKNLDFIANGDICEIVRIRKHIEMYGFRYAEVTVRFPDYNDVELDTMIMLDTLDIETASLGYEENKKLFFTIAEDYADIKVKKKRYEKVRNDKFFNALQVKFAYAVTCHKAQGGQWKAVFVDQGYLTDELLDREYYRWLYTALTRSTEKLYLVNFKKEFFPNEEEY, encoded by the coding sequence ATGATAAAAAATCATGTGGCTAACAAGATCAGGGAACACCTTAAGTTTACTCCAACTAGTGATCAAACTAAGGCTATAGTTGGTTTAGCTGATTTTGTAACACACCAAGAAAGCCAAAAATTATTTTTGTTGAAAGGTTATGCCGGAACGGGTAAAACTACTTTAGTTAGTTCTTTGGTTGCTACTTTATCGGAAATGAAAATTAATACCGTACTTCTTGCACCTACAGGGAGGGCTGCAAAAGTGTTGAGTCAGTATTCAAAAAAATCTGCTTTTACAATTCATAAGAAAATTTACAGACAAAAATCCTTGGCCGATGCCGATGGTGTTTTCGTGAAAGATAGAAATCTGCATAAAAACACTGTATTTATAGTTGATGAGGCATCGATGATTTCAAATTATTCAGCGGAGGCTAGTATTTTCGGATCGGGCTGTTTGTTGGATGATTTAATTGAGTATGTTTATTCGGCCGAAAACTGTAAGTTAATTTTAATTGGCGACTCGGCTCAGTTGCCTCCTGTAGGCCTAGATATAAGTCCGGCTCTCGATTCTGAAGAATTAAGAGCATGCTATAATTTAGACATTGTAGAGTTGGTATTGACTCAGGTTGTACGACAAAATCAGGAATCGGGTATTTTGTTAAATGCTACCCAACTTAGAAAGATGTTGCGTGATAACTTGAGTGGATTTCCTGAACTATCGACCAGTAAGTTTACTGATATTTTTAAAATTACCGGAGCAGATCTTATCGAGGAAATTTCATCGGCACATTATAAATATGGAGTTGAGGATACAATTATAATTAGTCGTTCTAATAAACGGGCAAATCGATTTAATCAGGGAATTAGAAATACAGTTCTTTATCGGGAAGAGGAGATTTCGGCAGGCGATTTACTAATGGTTGTAAAGAACAATTATTTTTGGGCTCATGATATAAAAAATCTTGATTTTATTGCCAATGGTGATATTTGTGAAATCGTGCGCATTCGTAAACATATCGAAATGTATGGTTTTAGATATGCCGAAGTAACAGTTCGTTTTCCTGATTATAATGATGTTGAACTGGATACAATGATTATGCTTGATACTTTGGATATTGAAACGGCATCTTTAGGCTACGAGGAGAACAAGAAACTATTTTTTACTATTGCCGAGGATTATGCGGATATTAAAGTAAAGAAAAAACGATACGAAAAAGTTCGTAACGATAAATTTTTTAATGCACTTCAGGTTAAATTTGCTTATGCGGTTACTTGTCATAAAGCACAAGGAGGGCAATGGAAGGCTGTATTTGTAGATCAGGGATATCTTACCGATGAACTTTTAGATAGAGAATACTACAGGTGGTTGTATACAGCATTAACCCGATCTACAGAGAAACTTTATTTGGTAAACTTTAAGAAAGAATTTTTTCCAAACGAAGAAGAGTACTAG
- a CDS encoding response regulator, with the protein METTRTILSVDDSPINNKLIEAYFRRDYNVISKESGQQALNWLEDNIPDVILLDIMMPFMDGIEVLEHIQASERLREIPVIMVTAKTEMESIKATLSMGAQDYVKKPIDFTELQTKVLIAFQINEQKQEISKYKSYYDIHQGMIHAQRIQRSILPDSEHFRRLYPKSFIINLPKHVIGGDFYWIQQSYHKKSIGLFDCTGHGVPAAMLTVMGQMELHTLSQNGNEVNAEQVFPLLSRKFSQILNTSGDTYTQYDGMDGVFCSIYSQDNILEFVGAKRSLVIIRKNNTQLIVDNQDYEARMSDSDFSLFEIQGDRNSIGKESEFVEFSSKKIKIQQGDRIFLYSDGITDQLGGDQHKRLKRKQFFEKLLNIQSKSINLQKSDIFNWLEQWKQNNEQTDDILMIGIEF; encoded by the coding sequence TTTAGACGTGATTATAATGTAATATCGAAGGAAAGCGGACAGCAAGCACTCAATTGGCTGGAAGATAATATTCCTGATGTGATATTATTGGATATCATGATGCCTTTTATGGATGGTATTGAAGTTTTAGAACACATTCAGGCCAGCGAAAGATTACGAGAAATTCCCGTAATTATGGTTACTGCAAAAACCGAAATGGAAAGCATTAAAGCTACTCTTAGTATGGGAGCTCAGGATTACGTAAAAAAGCCAATCGATTTTACCGAGCTGCAAACCAAAGTACTTATCGCATTCCAAATTAATGAACAAAAGCAGGAAATTAGCAAGTATAAATCATACTACGATATTCATCAGGGTATGATTCACGCCCAAAGAATTCAAAGATCGATTCTTCCCGATTCTGAGCATTTTAGAAGGTTATATCCAAAATCATTTATCATTAACCTACCTAAACACGTTATAGGTGGAGATTTTTATTGGATACAACAAAGCTATCACAAAAAAAGCATTGGATTGTTCGATTGTACCGGACATGGAGTGCCTGCAGCGATGCTTACGGTTATGGGTCAAATGGAACTTCACACCTTATCTCAAAATGGAAATGAAGTTAATGCAGAACAGGTTTTCCCACTTTTAAGCAGAAAATTTAGTCAAATTTTAAATACTTCTGGCGATACCTATACACAATACGACGGTATGGATGGCGTATTTTGCTCTATTTATTCACAAGATAACATTCTAGAATTTGTTGGCGCAAAACGATCTCTTGTAATTATTCGCAAAAACAATACTCAGCTTATTGTAGATAATCAAGATTATGAAGCTAGAATGTCTGATTCTGACTTCTCCCTATTCGAAATTCAAGGAGATAGAAACTCCATTGGAAAAGAATCTGAATTTGTTGAGTTTTCAAGTAAGAAAATAAAGATTCAGCAAGGAGACCGAATTTTTCTTTACAGCGATGGCATAACCGACCAACTAGGAGGCGATCAGCACAAAAGGTTAAAAAGAAAACAATTCTTTGAAAAATTATTGAATATCCAAAGTAAATCTATCAACCTGCAAAAATCTGATATTTTTAACTGGTTGGAACAATGGAAACAAAACAATGAACAAACCGACGATATTTTAATGATAGGAATAGAATTCTAG